In Gemmatimonadota bacterium, the DNA window GGATGCCCAGGTCGCGGCAAATCTTGCGGGCGAGCAAGTCATCGATCTCGGTGTGCCGCGGGACGGCGCTCCGGCGCCCATTCGCCGGATTCCCCCACCACGAGTGCTTGGCGCCCTCACGAACGAGAACGCACCCGTGGGCTCTCAGGTGCGCAACAAGCGCGTGCCGT includes these proteins:
- a CDS encoding type II toxin-antitoxin system HicA family toxin → MKRHALVAHLRAHGCVLVREGAKHSWWGNPANGRRSAVPRHTEIDDLLARKICRDLGIPEP